In Glycine max cultivar Williams 82 chromosome 15, Glycine_max_v4.0, whole genome shotgun sequence, the DNA window GGCTATAGGAGCCTCACCTCCCCAGAAGAAGAAGGTtggactcctggccaggccacctggGCCATAAAGGCTTCTATGCTGATGATGGGCCTCTACTGAGCCAGGTCATAGATACTTTGCATCACCAGGCATAAGCCGTGGTGGAGGCTCTGCAGCATTGGCACTATCACATTTGTGCTCGAAGTGAAGGGGCCGGAGGGTGCTAGAGAAGGAACTAGTGCTGGTGCAGGTGCTAGAGTGGGAGCAGGGGTAGAACTAGAAGCATCTGAAGGACCTCGAGCCCTAGCCTTGCGGGACCCAAGAAATGTGATCGTCGGATCCTATGGGTTCCAGTagttcttcctgatgtaggccaagttaatggtcGCACTCAGGGACTCAAAGGTGAGGGAATTAGCGACAACTCTTCTGGCGATGCATAAGGCTGTGATAAGCACAGGAAATCCGAGCTGAGAGGAGTTGGGTTGGGCCATCTGTGATATCTGTCTAGAAATGATGAAGCCTACgtccatgtccatcttcatcacCAGCCCGTAGACTAACCTTGCCATATCCATGTTCAGATCAGACATGTGAGAAGTGGGGGCGAGGTTAGAATAAGATAAGACGCTCTAGGTCTAAGCCAATGTGGTGAGGTCCTTCCTCAGGAGCTTCCAGGGGACTCCCTTAGCATTAAGCATAAAACCCCACCCTGGAATGCACAATCTGGCGGCGAGCTCCTGAGGGTCTGGGTGAGTGTGACAGAATCTGGAGTATGTTGAATATCGCTCCCCTGGCTCCAAAACCACGGGGGTCTTTAGAAACTCGTTCAATGTTGCAACATCGAACTTAATCAGCTTGCCCTGCACTCTGCAATGTCTAGGGGACTTGTCTTATGGATCAAAGAGATTAACATAGAATTCCTTGACCAGGGCCACAACAATGTGGTTATCTGGCTGCCTGGTCAAGGCCCGATGCCACCTACACCGCTCGAGCTCCTGTTGGAACTCGTCGTACTAAGTAACCTGCAGCTCAACATTCCTCTCTAGGAGGATGTTTCTGGCATGGATATTCTGCTCGTATCTCTCCCATGCGACCTCAGAAACGAACCGTGAGGTGTCATAGGGTTCCTGAGGTCGAGAAGTGGGAGCTCTTCTCTTTCTAGAGGCCATCTGCACCAAAACAAGCAAAGGAATGAAGTTAGACAAGGTTTATTGAAAACAGataacagaaaaacaaaataggaaaaAGAGTTGGGTGCTTAGCGAgactggctcgcttagcgcgccttcagaaaataacatgcatgcgCATAGCATGCAAGGCGCGCTTAGTGTGACAATAGAACAAATATAGACTCTGGCTAAGCGAGACACCCTCGCTTAGCTGAAACAACActgtggctaagcgagcatggctcgctaagccttattctcTAACAGAGAGctaattgcgcttagcgagcacggctcgcttagcgcgacacaCTACACAGGCTTAGAGCCAGTGGGCACTTAGCAGGACTGACTACTGCAACATTAATGGCTTAGCGAGACAGActcgctaagccttattctAAGACAAAGAGgtaattgcgcttagcgagcatgGCTTGCTTAGCGCATGCACAAAAGCCTACATAACTATATTActttgggcttagcgagacagaCTTGCTTAGCCCAGGCTTATTCACAACAGAGGCATGTTGGGCTTAGCGAGTGTGGCTCACTTAGCCGCAACCAGAATACCAAACGCCTCTAAGTCATAGTCCTAACTAAGTgtactcgctaagcgcgacatGCTGGCTGAGCGAGTTCATGCGAACtcagaaattaaaaactaaaatttaaaggcTCGCTAAGCCATAGTGcaatggcttagcgagttcatacaaATATGCagaaattcaaacaaaaatgatgaactcgcttagcgggaCAGGGCCAACTTAGCATGTTCATCAAAAACCCATAAATTCAACCACAatggatgaactcgcttagcgggtAGGGCTCGCTTATAGAGTGcatcaaaatttctagaaaATAGGGCTTCGAAGCCTCAACTCCCTAGCCACTTTTCAGGCATAGGAAGCCTGAAGCTTAGCCCTGCAAACAACCTGCATTATGTCCTAAACTAAAGCCCTAACAACATACTAACTAAACAAATAACTACaaatcaacaacaacatcaacaacatcaaatCATAGAAAAACTCATAAGTCTTCTACCCTAGGGTTCATaacttaaattaaacaaaaagtaaagGAGACTTACTTGGATTGCAGAGGTGAGTGAAATGAAGACAAGAAGCAGAGAAAGATGAGCATAGTGCAAGATTATGCAAATGATTGCAAACTGATAGTGTGCAATCATAGGAGGATGCAAAGGTAACTGCCCTAAGGcagttatgttttatttttggtagTTTCGATCTGCTTGTTAAGCGCGAgtgactcgctaagcgagcactcAGTGACGTTTGAATTTTCAGAATTTAAAttcatgcgcttagcgagactaactcgcttagcccaattcgaAAAAAATAGTAAACCTGAGAGGTTTTTGGGCTTAGGGCACAggtgtgcgcttagcgagttatgTAGCTCTGATTGGTCTGCAACTTTCACTAAGCGGGATATGGCTCGCTCAGCGGATTAAATGCCTTTTGATGTAGTAGTGGGgtcgcgcttagcgagatgGTCTCGCTTAGTGCTATTGCCATTCTAGAGaaggatttgggcttagcgggATGACCCGCTTAGCCCAATTATCATAAAGGTCCAGGCAGAGAGCCTTTTGTGCTTAACGCATAGGCGCACTTAGTGAAAGACTACGTCGCACTCAGCGAGTTGCCTCGCTTAGCCCTATTCTATTAAATGCACAACCCGAGGGGTTGGCGTGCTTAGCGAGAGATGCTACTCGCTCAACGCATAGGttatggctcgcttagcgcatgggGCGCGGTGAGCGAGTTGGATGActgaaaattttctaagttctttCCTCATCCCATACTTCAGATAAGCTTTTGGCCAACCCCTTTATCATACAAAACATGCTTAACACCTTACTCTAGCAATCTCAAATGAGTCAAAACCTAACTGCATGCATTGATTAACAGAAAAATGAttgagaaaattaagaaaaagctgggttgcctcccaataTGTTACCTCTAGGGGTCCTGTAACACCTTAGCCCTGGCCACCAGAGCTGTCTTATTCTCAATCTTCTCCATCTTGGAACAAACATTTTGGTCATTTGCATGTTTCACTGCATCAAATAAATTGAAAGTAACCTTCTGATCATCTATCCTCATCTCAAGGTTACCCTTTCCCATATCAACCACACAATTGGATGTCAACATGAATGGATGACCTAGAATCAATGGAATTTAGGTGTCCTCTTTAATGTCCATAATCACAAAATCTACAGGGAAAGTAAAGTGACGCACTTTGACCAATACATCCTCCACTACACCACATGGCCTTGTGATTGAGCGATCCGCTAGCTGCAATGTCATTCTTGTTTGTAGGATTTCCAACTCCCCAATCCTTCTACACATGGATAGAGGCATCAAATTCATTCTAGCCCCTAAATTGATAAGCGTTTTTCCAACTGACACAGCACCAATTGAGCAAGGAATGGTAACACTTCTTGGATCCTTATATTTTGCTGGAAGGATCCTCTGGATGATAGCACTACAATTGCCTTCCACCACAATGTTGTCACTGTGGATGTATTTTCCCTTCTTGGTCAGTAGATCGTTGAGAAatttggagtagagtggcatctatTGCAAGGCTTCTCCAGAAGGAATAGTgatctccaatttcttgaaaatatcAAGGAAACGAGAAAAGTTtcgttccttgtccttcttagATGGCACCAAAGGATATGGTGCTTCTTTTCCTGAATTGGGGACAACCTCcttctttttccctttcacTAGCTCACTCTTAGTCTTTTTCTCTCCATTCTCTCTTCTTTCATCCCCCTCacggtttctttttttttttttgcatttttctcattttcttcttccttatcttcatttatttttctctcctcCATCTGatctccttctttttctctttctccctcaGCTCCTAActtcttctcctcactaatCCTACTATCATTCTCCATAATGATCTTTCTTTTACTTCTGGTCATAATAGCCTTGTATTCTTCCTTGGGATTTTTCTCAGTGTTAGCTCCACTTGGATCTCTAGGTTCTTGATGGCTGACTCAGTGCTCTTATGATTAGACATTGAGACCTGCATAAATTGAGCCAAAGTTTCTTCCAACTTGGTGGTCCTCTCATACAAGTTAGGCCCTTGATTAAGAGGTCTGTTGGAAGGTCCTCCTTGATCTTTGTTGAACTGATTCCCTAGATGTGATCTCCATCCTTGcccttgattttgatttaaattcCCTCCTTGCTGATAACCTGAAAAATTGCCTGAATGAAATCCTTGTCTGTTTTGATTACCCATGTAGTTTAACTCTTTGGCTGAATCATCTTGGCGTATACAACAgccagattcatgagctcctCCCTAAATACTACAGCCTCCAACCTACATAATAGCTGAATAGAGGGCTGAGCTACTTGTAACTGTGTTGGCAATTTGCTGAGTCTTTCTATAAGTGATTCCAGCTGCTTGGCTAACAACTTATTCTGTGCCAACAATGCGTCTTTTGAAGAGAGTTCCAATAGGCTTCTTTGGTGGGTATATGTGTTCTATCACACCAAATAGCATGATCACTAGCAACCATGTTCTCAATGAGCTCCATTGCTTCCTCTAGAGTTTTCAACTTAATCTTTCCTCCAGCAGAAGCATTTAACAATTGCTTGGACTGTGGTCTCAAACcattaacaaatatattcaactGGATAGGCTCTGTGAACCCATGAGTAGGTGTCTTCCGCAGCAAGCTACGGAATCGTTCTAATGCTTCACTCAAAGACTCATCTGGAAACTGATGGAATGAAGAAATGGCCGCTTTGCCCTCAGTTGTTTTTGATTTAGGGAAGTATCTCTTCATAAATTTTTCTACTACTTCCTCCCATGTCTTCAAGTTGTTCCCCTTGAAAGAATGCAGCCATCTCTTTGCTTCACTAGCtaaagagaatgaaaacaagcttAGCCTTATTGCATATTCCGACACCCCTGCGATCTTCACTGTATTGCAGATTTCTATGTAAGTTGCAAGGTGTGCATAAGGGTCTTCATTGGGCAGACCATGAAAAGGATTTCCTTGAATTAGCTAAATCAAGGAATGTGGATAGCAAATATTATGTGCTTGGACTTCCAGTCGCACAATACTTGTGAAAAATTGCGGCACGGTAGAGCTGGAGTAGTCCTCAAGAGTAACCTTCTGTGGTTGCTCGTCCGCCATGATATAAGCTTCTGATACAGCAACTTCGGATTCCCTCAAGTTTGCTAGAAATGATGAAGATGATTCGGATAAAAGAGTTCTCTCGATGCTTGGATTGACTATTCTATCCTGCAAAgcctttctccttttttttttgcgttGTTTCTCCTGCAAGTAGCTTCAATCTCCAAATCTAGTGGAGCTAAATCCCTGCTGAAGAATTACCTCGCATACAAGAAGCAACTAAACAGAGCAACAGTTAACCAAGTCAAGAGGAAAAAATTGAATTCTAACTATTCACaataaataatcaaagaatTTAGAATAAATGTTTCCAAACTGAATTATACTATCTAAGTGGAACGAAAAATTCCCCGGCAATGGCGCCAAAAACTTATTGATTACTTATGGCAAGTGTACCGatttgcacaagtagtataaaatgataAGACCAAGTATCATATCCACAAGAAATTTGTTTCACCTAGACTATGTATATTCAATATGTAAACACTTATAAGGTTTGAAATAGAGCAAATATTAAGTTCTGCACTATTAAACTAtttgaacaaaaacaaaatattcaaagcTATAAAAAGTGACAACTATCAAATTAAAAGCGTTGGGGAGTGTCCTACTGAATATCTCTTGctatataaaatgtatttttctctatttaacgttatTCTAGTGTTCTTACACTGAGAAATTACTCAaaccatgattcctcacatgaatgagcctaactcttTTTAACCtttgttcttgattcctcaacaaacttaTTCTAAAAGAGTTGCACTAAGCCTACACTGTAAAATAGACTAGATCACTGCACTTCATTCCTAGACATATGGATTTCTAGCttactctatcaagttctaaggttttaaagcattttccaatactAAAAAAACCTAACTACACATACATATGGGTGATCAGGCCACAAAcatgtaaaataagcatagatagaagcaaatAACACagagaaataacattaaataggtAGTAAGAGTATTACATCAAGAGGTTCAGTAGTAACTCCCATACAAAgaggcttagccttccattagaatcaaagcttcaaaattcaagaagaaaactatttttggtgaaagaaaTATGGAAGAAAATGGTGGAGAATGTCTTCTCTAGCCTCTCAACCCTAAATCTCTCTGTTTTTCATGGAGACAAGCTCTCTTTGCTGCTCAAAgtccatttgttttcatttctgCCAACCTcggtgttttaaaggctcttggactCTTCAGCTTTCGAAGACTCGCTCAGCGAGCATGTCTTGTTGAACGAGAGTAAGTGAAaatccgctaagcgagcatggGCGCGCTAAGCATGAGAAGAGACAACATCCTTGCTGGGCGGGCTGGCTGCGCGCTGGGCGTGCAGATCTCTAACTTATcatcttctagggtttcccatccgctaagcgagctggATGCCTCGCTAAGCGAATGCATCTCGCTTAGTTAATctgcctcgctaagcgagtcatcaGTAGCTTGTACCTTCTCTTCTTTAGCCTGAAACGGAGTTGGATTCAACATTAGGTCCCAAAATTGGAGTttctactctataaaatcacagaataaagaaaatatgtacaatttctacaaaaagaaccataaattggaggcacATTGCTATTTCCTTGCAAATTTTCAATACCAAACTAACTCATGAATAACAAATAATAGCAAGTTACAGTCAACGTCAAATTTCAGGATTGTGGACTAAAATAACGAGATTTCAAAAAACTAGGGGactaaatttgtgaattaaattatagtggAACCAAATTCGAAATCTGAAACAAATAGGGGGACTAAATTTGCAATTCAGCTGCCTATTTATAACCTAATTTGACTCAACGGTGGATTTATAAGATATGTACAAGTATACAACTTATGTGAACTACTTATATAAGATGTTGACACTTGTATCTTTGCACTTCATGTTGGAAAATTGTTGATAacaatttttttgcattttactGAAAGCTATATGTTTTCAATGACTCTTTGTTATCTCCATCACACTGTCAAATCCTTTTAAATTAATACCCTTTGATCAAGAATTGAACATAACATCAGTATTATGCCCTTGGAATCAATTCTACTTCTATAAATTTTTCAAGTTACACTTAGCAAATTTTACTTGCACCCTTGACAGATTCCCCCCCAAAAATATGTGTTCGAACTTTGAGAGCAACCGCTTTTTGTACTTACTTCGAAAACATATACGTTTGACCTTTTATTTGATTAGAACAATACAGTGATTATTTATGTACAAGGATAAATTAGTCAATTACTATACTCGCGTTTTCCACTACTTACCAGAATGTGGCATAACCAACTTGTCATCATGGGGAAAAAATCAGGTATCTCTATAAtggtaatgattaaaaaaaatttatctttaattacattaaagagtattatcattatcatattCAAAAATACAATTGTTCTGTCTTTTTAGCAACCAAACAAAGAACATAATTCTCTATAAATTAGAACCTTCCTTTactttcttctctttcaccTTTCACTGTTGTGCTCTGAACTCAACAACTCTACAACTCCAAATCCTTCTTCTTAAAGttccttccttttcctttcaCTATGACCGCTTCTTCAAACTTGACTCAAGGAAGCAACCTTCCAAATGTTGTTGCTGCTACTGTACTTTTGGAGTTCAATGGAAAGAGATTTGCCCCTTCTCCAAGCCCTAGAAGCAAAGACAAAGAAGCTTTGGGAGACTTAGGTAATAATCCCTTTTCTCGTTGGTTGAAAAGAACTTTTGTAGGTCCCATTCATACTAACCCACTAGTAGAATCCTTCTATTTCTTCTCTAGCactgaagaagaaatccctcaCATTCATGATGACATAATTAGAATGGACTTCATGAAATAGCACAAGAAATTTTCTTGACCCAACCCCTcctcttataaaaaaatgatatctcTTGGTTAGAAAGACTTGAAACCAATTATGTGGATCACTGGAAGAAGATTAGGATTTATGATCTTCAATTGAGCACACTCGACATTTCAAATATCGATATTTCAATGGTAATGGTTGTCGCTCTTTTTTGGAATTAGAACACATGTGCCCTCGAACTACCATGTGGTTCTGGGGCTCAACACTTCTCTATGTTACAACAATTAAAAGTTTAATGCCTACAAATGAAAAGTATTTAGTAGGTTCTTTTGAGAATAATATAGACCCTAAGATTCTCAATTGGGAGAAAAAGACTTATGGAGGTTTTATGGAGAATCACAAGGGTAGTCAAGATGATACGACTAAGGATCCAATCATTGAAAGATAGCACTTAGCCTTCATGCTATATTGGATTTGTACTCACTTTATCCGTACCAAGTCTATTCAAGTTCCTACTAGCTTTTACAACCTTGTTTAATTGCTTCATATCGGGGAGACTCGACTTTGTCTTTCCTAGCTTCTTTTGGCAAATGTTTATCAAGCCTTCATTGATGCGGCTAATAGCCTTCATCAAAAGGAACCAATAACTAGTCTTTCAGGACCATTTTGGTTTACAAAGCTATGGCTCAATTTGATCTTCAGGAAGCATTTGAGGCAAGATGCTAGATTTTCACTTGCCCTAGAGCTTGAAGGTGCAAGATTGGTTTATTATACCTCAACAGGAAAACCTTTAGAACAAAGCTTCAGGAAATATATTAAAGTGCTTATGAAGATGATTGATTTTACTAAAGATCTAGCACCAGTCGTCCACCTTTTGATTGCTCGACCTGAATGTTTGAAGAAGACTTTTCTTATTGAAACTCCAGGTAAACAAGTTGAATTAATCGAACTTTGGTTTGGTTTCCTAACTTTGAATATCTTAGTGGCTGGCCCCAACATCaaaatgtcatatttttttgcttATCAACCATAACTGTAGTGTCAACAATCTGGTCTTAGCCAATTAAAACCATATCTGATGATGAAGAAACTTCTAGATCCTGAAGACTTTGTAGTATCTAAGGAATCTTTGCCAAAGGAACTTAAGAAACTTTTACCTAAGAGAAAAATACCATTTCAAACAATATCTTTTGAAAAGAGCTTCTACTGAACCAAAGACTTCCACGAATTGGGGAACATTTCTATTCGAAAAGGACCATTTCAATTGAAGACTACTACAAGAAGTTAACTTCTTTTCCATCTTTCTAGAAGGAAACAaccaagaagaagaaagataaacTCGAACACTGCAAACAAATTACCAAATTCGAGAGCTTTTATAAGGAgttttatagaataaatgatataagttttataattaaagtaaaagcCTTGTCCCTTAgagaaaaaattacacaaaatagGCTTAATCGAAAAGTAACAAACCCCGAAGCCTTAAatgattttgataaattttgtcCGAATAATCTTCCTACTTTTCCTTCAGCCAAATTTGGTCTTATGAAATCCCTTAGACAACCAAaataggcaaaaaaaaaaaaattggtcttTAATTGCCTTAAACAAACCTGATCCTCCTAAGCATAAGAGCATTTTTCCCACAAAACTCTTATATGACCCTTACCTTTACCTTGATGATGAAGATCTACCCCCTTGGCTTGTCAATATTCATAAAGTAAATTTGATTCCTGAAACTC includes these proteins:
- the LOC102663336 gene encoding uncharacterized protein translates to MPLYSKFLNDLLTKKGKYIHSDNIVVEGNCSAIIQRILPAKYKDPRSVTIPCSIGAVSVGKTLINLGARMNLMPLSMCRRIGELEILQTRMTLQLADRSITRPCGVVEDVLVKVRHFTFPVDFVIMDIKEDT